From the Purpureocillium takamizusanense chromosome 6, complete sequence genome, one window contains:
- a CDS encoding uncharacterized protein (TransMembrane:3 (n6-14c19/20o43-63i75-100o120-140i)~COG:S~EggNog:ENOG503P5FK) produces MALDRVVSLLLRAAELAFAAIVAGVTGEYLHKSGASSWDLGRFIYTEVVAALSIFFALIWLVPFSSTFIHWPVDLLLSVLWWVSFGLLVDLIGSSCGAVFDWDNVAPRGDQCGKFKANIAFAFLSAVLWLASALVGLFWVRRRERLAARADTYHRHHRWYRRSRV; encoded by the exons atGGCACTGGATCGCGTCGTCAGTCTGCTCCTCCGCGCGGCGGAGCTCGCCTTCGCGGCCATCGTGGCCGGCGTCACGGGCGAGTACCTGCACAAGTCgggcgcctcgagctgggaCCTCGGCCGCTTCATCTACACCGAGGTCGTGGCCGCCCTATCCATCTTCTTCGCCTTGATATGGCTGGTGCCCTTCTCAAGCACATTTATCCACTGGCCCGTCGACCTGCTCCTGAGCGTCCTGTGGTGGGTGTCGTTTGGCCTGCTCGTTGAT CTCATCGGCTCGTcctgcggcgccgtcttcgactGGGACAACGTCGCCCCGCGCGGCGACCAGTGCGGCAAGTTCAAGGCCAACATCGCCTTCGCCTTCCTGTCGGCGGTGCTGTGGCTCGCGTCGGCCCTCGTCGGGCTCTTCTGGGTGCGTCGCCGTgagcgcctggccgcccgcgccgacacctaccaccgccaccaccgctggtaccgccgcagccgcgtcTAG
- a CDS encoding uncharacterized protein (SECRETED:SignalP(1-23~SECRETED:cutsite=AAA-SD~SECRETED:prob=0.2675)~EggNog:ENOG503PRII) translates to MLLKIPFMLTLGMASVSAVTAAASDMPHGVWPGFCCFTLAEAGTGTGGSSSNPMQFDDKGGYHGDAVLGVPDRETGWFCINLSAENKVLFGDGDGACIVTGGGDDLRFTCLDPTPGFTQYALVAGSDGRTMLSVDGSFDLKACPNTHGPAGERIYGRDKTGEGCRTVQFVTKDLAGTCQDFKG, encoded by the coding sequence ATGCTCCTCAAGATCCCCTTCATGCTCACCCTCGGCATGGCCTCCGTGTCTGCCGTCACAGCGGCCGCCTCGGACATGCCCCACGGCGTCTGGCCCGGCTTCTGCTGCTtcaccctcgccgaggccggcaccggcaccggcggcagcagcagcaatccCATGCAGttcgacgacaagggcggctaccacggcgatgccgtcctcggcgtgcCCGACCGGGAGACGGGATGGTTCTGCATCAACCTCTCCGCCGAGAACAAGGTCCtcttcggcgacggcgacggcgcgtgcatcgtcaccggcggcggcgacgacctgcgCTTCACCTGTCTCGATCCCACGCCGGGCTTCACACAGtacgcgctcgtcgcggggTCTGACGGCCGGACGATGCTCTCCGTCGATGGCAGCTTCGACCTCAAGGCGTGCCCGAACACGCACGGTCCCGCGGGCGAGAGGATCTACGGCAGggacaagacgggcgagggctGCAGGACGGTCCAGTTCGTGACCAAGGACCTCGCGGGGACATGTCAGGATTTCAAGGGCTAG
- a CDS encoding Adenosine deaminase (COG:F~EggNog:ENOG503NWDH), whose product MAMPNDVWEEISQDIPSATDPFVQQYLAGRATLIQQEKTTRSDASFRKSLSPIARRACAIVDRIRDHEHRTVWTPDVEEDMARETEQCVFPGMMFMMAKDRMESTKLWSIVRRMPKGCLLHAHMDAMVDFDYLLDELMKLPGIHMASDQPLITQEARETAALNFRYRAKERAEGSVWDAGYSPDTFIRLTKVADDFPDGGRPGFLKWLKSRCTLSLDDSHQQHHGIDAIWKKFVKCFVVVATIIHYEPMFRSYLRQLMKLLKADGVNWAELRFTWPLDYCRDQQETPEQDYSHMFQVIEQEVKRFKASPEGQGFWGITTIWTTLRSVSTRPMIENMDHCITTKMEFPHLIAGYDVVGPEDFGRPLVDLLPELFWFRKQCSQEGVNIPFFFHAGETLGDGSGTDQNLYDAILLGTRRIGHGFSLFKHPLLIDMVKEKRILIESCPISNEVLRLCGSVTAHPLPALLARGVPCCLCNDDPAMLGQDTAGMSHDFWQALQGWDNLGLAGLGSLAENSVRWAAFEDEDAAAWAQGVREASLGGGLKAQRMKEWQVEWEKFCLWIVTEFGDEFDPEGEDPDAQVAA is encoded by the exons atggccatgcccaATGACGTCTGGGAGGAAATCTCCCAAGACATCCCCTCCGCCACGGATCCCTTCGTCCAGCAATatctcgccggccgcgccacCCTCATCCAGCAGGAGAAGACGACGCGCTCCGACGCCTCGTTCCGCAAGTCGCTGTCGcccatcgcccgccgcgcctgcgccatcgtcgaccgcATCCGCGACCATGAGCACCGCACCGTCTGGACccccgacgtcgaggaggacatgGCCCGCGAGACCGAGCAGTGCGTCTTCCCCGGCATGATGTTCATGATGGCCAAGGACCGCATGGAGAGCACCAAGCTCTGGAGCATCGTCCGCCGCATGCCCAAGGGCTGCCTCCTGCATGCCCACATGGACGCCATGGTCGACTTTGACtacctcctcgacgagctcatgAAGCTGCCCGGCATCCACATGGCCAGCGACCAGCCCCTGATCACCCAAGAGGCCCGCGAGACCGCCGCGCTCAACTTCAGGTACCGCGCCAAGGAACGCGCCGAGGGCTCTGTCTGGGACGCCGGCTACTCTCCCGACACCTTCATCCGTCTCACCAAGGTGGCCGATGACTTTCCCGACGGAGGCCGCCCCGGCTTCCTCAAGTGGCTCAAGAGCCGCTGCACGCTGTCCCTCGACGACAgccatcagcagcaccacggcatcgacgccatcTGGAAAAAATTCGTCAAgtgcttcgtcgtcgtcgccaccattATACACTACGAGCCCATGTTTCGCTCCTACCTGCGCCAGCTCATGAAGCTCCTCAAAGCGGACGGGGTCAACTGGGCCGAGTTGAG ATTCACCTGGCCTCTCGATTACTGCCGAGACCAGCAGGAAACGCCCGAGCAAGACTACAGCCACATGTTCCAAGTCATCGAGCAAGAGGTCAAGCGCTTCAAGGCCTCTCCAGAGGGCCAGGGCTTCTGGGGCATCACGACCATCTGGACGACGCTGCGCAGCGTGTCGACCAGACCCATGATCGAGAACATGGACCACTGCATCACGACAAAGATGGAGTTCCCCCACCTGATTGCCGGCTACGACGTTGTCGGCCCGGAGGACTTTGGCAGGCCGCTAGTCGACCTGCTCCCCGAGCTGTTCTGGTTCCGCAAGCAGTGCTCGCAGGAGGGCGTCAACATTCCCTTCTTCTTTCACGCGGGCGAGACGCTGGGCGACGGGTCGGGCACCGACCAGAACCTCTACGACGCCATCCTGCTCGGCACGCGGCGCATCGGGCACGGCTTCAGCCTGTTCAAGCACCCGCTGCTCATCGACAtggtcaaggagaagcgcaTCCTTATCGAGTCGTGCCCCATCTCCAACGAGGTGCTGCGCCTGTGCGGCTCCGTCACGGCGCacccgctgcccgcgctgctcgcccgcggcgtgccCTGCTGTCTCTGCAACGACGATCCCGCCATGCTGGGCCAGGACACGGCCGGCATGTCCCACGACTTCTGGCAGGCGCTGCAGGGCTGGGACAACCtcgggctcgccggcctgggcagCCTGGCCGAGAACAGCGTCcgctgggcggcgtttgaggacgaggacgccgccgcctgggcccagggcgtgcgcgaggcgagCCTCGGGGGCGGCCTCAAGGCGCAGCGCATGAAGGAGTGGCAGGTCGAGTGGGAAAAGTTTTGCCTCTGGATCGTCACTGAGTTTGGCGACGAGTTTGACCCAGAGGGCGAGGACCCGGATGCCCAAGTCGCTGCCTAG
- a CDS encoding uncharacterized protein (EggNog:ENOG503P2BG~COG:S): MMRIAVAGGGGLGYLLASQLSQAANAYNIVVLSRFARTEYQPYDIAVQVVDYGDLESLTFALRGVDLVLSTVTGRPQMNLIQAAVRSLVRTFVPAEFEGSLSQRHASSSSSSSSSSSSHCPLPTDQDSANCLALLRQLASRSQIRYTVFSCGMFMERLHPYGLGHFGAGRRAAADRAADFLVDILGATAEYPDRDAKDRSVRVCMSSIYDVAHFVVAAIDLGPERWPEEFTMRGDRMTVRDLVNTCSMVRNVAFNHQVRSVSELRRLGSWCVQAGDTDRAAYYQRLLATALGRYDFKRATLNEAIERDGNIEWVPLNLNRWLTDVCLPLSM; this comes from the exons aTGATGCGAATCGCCGTtgctggcggaggcggcctgGGATACCTGCTGGCGTCGCAGCTTTCGCAGGCGGCAAACGCCTACAACATCGTCGTGCTCTCCCGCTTT GCCAGGACCGAATACCAACCGTACGACATCGCCGTTCAAGTAGTGGACTATGGCGACTTGGAGAGCCTCACATTTGCGCTGCGGGGCGTCGACCTGGTTCTGTCCACGGTGACGGGCCGTCCGCAGATGAACCTCATCCAAGCCGCCGTGCGCAGCCTCGTGCGCACGTTTGTGCCTGCCGAATTCGAGGGCAGCCTGTCTCAGCGGCAcgcttcgtcctcctcgtcttcatcttcatccagctcgtcgcaCTGCCCACTTCCCACAGATCAGGATTCGGCCAACTGCCTCGCTTTGCTGCGCCAGCTGGCCTCCCGGTCGCAGATACGCTACACGGTCTTCTCGTGCGGCATGTTCATGGAGCGGCTGCACCCGTATGGGTTGGGCCAtttcggcgccgggcgccgcgccgctgccgaccgcgccgccgacttcctcgtcgacatcctcggcgcGACCGCCGAGTACCCGGATCGCGATGCCAAGGACCGGTCTGTCCGCGTTTGCATGTCGAGCATCTACGACGTGGCCCAttttgtcgtcgccgcgatcGACCTCGGCCCCGAGCGCTGGCCGGAAGAGTTCACCATGCGCGGCGACCGGATGACGGtgcgcgacctcgtcaaTACATGTAGCATGGTCCGCAATG TCGCCTTCAACCACCAGGTGCGCTCCGTGTCTGAACTACGCAGGCTTGGCTCCTGGTGCGTTCAGGCCGGCGACACAGACCGTGCCGCCTACTACCAGCGCCTGTTGGCCACAGCGCTTGGCCGTTACGACTTTAAACGTGCCACCCTcaacgaggccatcgagCGCGACGGGAACATCGAATGGGTGCCCCTGAACCTAAACCGGTGGCTGACCGACGTATGCTTGCCGCTATCGATGTGA
- a CDS encoding 5-oxoprolinase (ATP-hydrolyzing) (EggNog:ENOG503NU0K~COG:E), with product MTASSTPPTAPSSSRGVRIAIDRGGTFTDCVGEHNGEEIIIKLLSEDPANYRDAPLEGIRRIMSHFLGRDIPRGEALDTSHIDSIRMGTTVATNALLERKGEKIAMVVTRGFRDCLDIGNQSRPKIFDLAIRKPDVLYEAVVEIDERVTLEDYAEDPERTVTPARAQVGGGAHGEVLVRGMSGETVRILKRPDDQDIRRRLKDVYDQGIRSVAVCLMHGYTFPDHEAQVGRIAREVGFEHISLSHELMPMVKLVPRATSVCADAYLTPAIRRYIDGFQGGFEGGLGTRSVNAGAGPNKGARCEFMQSDGGLVDVDKFTGLKAILSGPAGGVVGYAITSYDEDTKTPVIGFDMGGTSTDVSRYGEGRYEHVFETTTAGVTIQSPQLDINTVAAGGGSRLFFRNGLFAVGPESAGAHPGPACYRKGGPATVTDANLYLGRLLPEFFPKIFGKNEDEGLDPEASKKVLQELADQVNKETGKNLSVDEVAYGFLTVANETMTRPIRSITEAKGHDSSKHRLATFGGAGGQHAVAIADSLGIHQILVHRYSSVLSAYGMALADVVDERQEPDSSVWKDGGDAVDQLRSKMEKLKDSSRAALKDQGFKDDEIVFQEYLNMRYRGTESALMIVKPTQEEADEHFGGKDWEFGKAFVRHHRYEFGFTLDERDIIVDDVRVRGIGKSFRHKDKTVDQQLKTIKRQAVAEGKAHGTKEVYFEGGRHKTPIYKLENLAVGDVLNGPAMLADGTQTIVVTPKAKALITETHVILDIEHETKSEPQNGAREVDPIMLSIFGHRFMAIAEQMGRALQKTSVSTNVKERLDFSCAIFDAGGDLVANAPHLPVHLGSMSTCVKRQAEIWKGRLEKGDVIIANHPAYGGTHLPDVTLVMPAFDDKGEKILFYAASRAHHADIGGITAGSMPPHSRELFQEGASIRSEKLVSGGKFNEKRVVELFYDEPAKYPGCSGTRSLADNINDLRAQVSANQKGISLIEGLIEEYGEETVQFYMVNIQNNAENSVRRLLKDVHKRFEGKDLSAIDHMDDGSPIQLKIRIDPENGSAEFDFEGTGPEVYGNINAPQAITYSAIIYCLRCLVSEDIPLNQGCLKPINVKIPPKSILSPSPGAAVVGGNVLTSQRITDVIFKAFQACAASQGCCNNLTFGFGGNQTGSEAVKGFGYYETIAGGSGAGPDWEGTSGVHVHMTNTRITDSEIFERRYPVLLREFSIRKGSGGAGQHRGGDGVIRDIEFRIPLQVSILSERRVYHPYGLNGGEDGACGLNLWVRNVEKSNWDRSLAQFHNNDGKEEEDGDKEYEERQINLGAKNSAAMKAGDRIIVCTPGGGGWGRRGEESVARRRVDPTEGWRKGSGAAREEAALQA from the exons atgacggcctcgtcaaccccgccgacggccccctcgtcgagccgcggcgtgcgcatcgccatcgaccgcggcggcacctTCACCGACTGCGTGGGCGAGCACAATGGCGAGGAAATCATCATCAAGCTCCTCTCCGAGGACCCGGCCAACTACAGGGACGCGCCCCTCGAGGGCATCCGCCGCATCATGAGCCATTTCCTCGGCCGCGACATtccccgcggcgaggccctcgacacCTCCCACATCGACTCCATCCGCATGggcaccaccgtcgccacAAACGCCCTGCTCGAGCGCAAGGGCGAGAAGATCGCCATGGTCGTCACCCGCGGCTTCCGCGACTGCCTCGACATCGGCAACCAGTCCCGCCCCAAGATCTTCGACCTGGCCATCCGGAAACCAGACGTCCTCtacgaggccgtcgtcgagatcgacgagcgcgtcaCCCTCGAGGACTACGCAGAGGACCCCGAGCGCACCGTCacccccgcccgcgcgcaggtcggtggcggcgctcacggcgaggtcctcgtccgcggcaTGTCCGGCGAGACGGTCCGCATCCTCAAGCGCCCCGACGACCAGGACATCCGCCGCAGGCTCAAGGACGTCTACGACCAGGGCAtccgcagcgtcgccgtctgcctCATGCACGGCTACACCTTCCCCGACCACGAGGCCCAGGTCGGCAGGATAGCCCGCGAGGTCGGCTTCGAGCACATCTCGCTCAGCCACGAGCTCATGCCCATGGTCAAGCTCGTGCCCCGCGCCACCTCGGTCTGCGCCGACGCCTACCTGACCCCGGCCATCCGGAGGTACATTGACGGCTTCCAGGGCGGCTTCGAGGGAGGGCTCGGCACGCGCAGCGTCAACGCGGGAGCGGGCCCCAACAAGGGCGCGCGCTGCGAGTTCATGcagagcgacggcggcctcgtcgacgtcgacaagTTCACCGGCCTCAAGGCCATCCTCTCGggccccgccggcggcgtcgtcggctaCGCCATCACCTCGTACGACGAGGACACCAAGACCCCCGTCATTGGCTTCGACATGGGCGGGACCAGCACCGACGTATCGCGCTACGGCGAGGGCCGCTACGAGCACGTCTTCgagaccaccaccgccggcgtcaccatCCAGTCGCCGCAGCTCGACATCAACACCGtcgcggccggtggcggctcgCGCCTCTTCTTCCGAAACggcctcttcgccgtcggccccgagtccgccggcgcccaccCGGGCCCCGCGTGCTACCGCAAGGGCGGCcccgccaccgtcaccgacgcAAACCTCTACCTCggccggctgctgcccgaGTTCTTCCCCAAGATCTTTGGCAagaacgaggacgaggggctGGACCCCGAGGCCAGCAAGAAGGTGctccaggagctcgccgaccaggtcaacaaggagacgggcaagaacctcagcgtcgacgaggtcgcgtACGGCTTCCTGACCGTCGCCAACGAGaccatgacgaggccgatCCGCTCCATCAccgaggccaagggccaCGACTCCTCCAAGCACCGCCTCGCCAcgtttggcggcgccggcggccagcacgccgtcgccattgCCGACTCGCTCGGCATCCACCAGATCCTCGTCCACCGCTACTCGTCGGTGCTCTCCGCCTACGgcatggccctcgccgatgtcgtcgacgagcgccagGAGCCCGACTCGTCCGTCTGgaaggacggcggcgacgccgtcgaccagctgcgcagcaagatggagaagctcaaggacagctcgcgcgccgccctcaaggaCCAGGGcttcaaggacgacgagattGTGTTCCAGGAGTACCTCAACATGCGGTACCGCGGCACCGAGTCGGCCCTCATGATCGTGAAGCCCAcgcaggaggaggccgacgagcactTTGGCGGCAAGGACTGGGAGTTTGGCAAGGCCTTTGTCAGGCACCACCGGTACGAGTTTGGCTTTACGCTTGATGAAAGGGACATCattgtcgacgacgtgcgcgTGAGGGGCATCGGAAAGAGCTTCAGGCacaaggacaagacggtCGACCAGCAGCTCAAGACGATCAAGCGGCAGGCCGTGGCGGAGGGCAAGGCGCATGGCACCAAGGAGGTCTACTTTGAGGGCGGACGCCACAAGACGCCCATTTACAAGCTTGAGAACCTTGCCGTCGGAGACGTCCTGAATGGCCCGGCCATGCTGGCCGATGGGACCCAAACGATTGTCGTGAcccccaaggccaaggctcTCATCACCGAAACGCACGTTATCCTGGACATTGAGCACGAGACCAAGAGCGA GCCGCAAAACGGTGCGCGCGAGGTCGACCCCATCATGCTGTCCATCTTCGGCCACCGCTTCATGGCCATTGCCGAGCAAATGGGTCGCGCCCTGCAGAAGACGAGCGTCAGCACAAACGTCAAGGAGCGCCTTGACTTCTCGTGCGCCATCTTCGATGCAGggggcgacctcgtcgccaacgccccTCATCTGCCCGTGCATCTCGGCTCCATGTCGACGTGCGTGAAGCGCCAGGCTGAGATCTGGAAGGGCAGGCTCGAGAAGGGCGACGTCATCATTGCGAACCACCCCGCGTACGGCGGCACCCATCTCCCTGACGTGACGCTCGTCATGCCCGCCTTtgacgacaagggcgagaaGATTCTCTTCTAcgccgcgtcgagggcgcACCACGCCGACATTGGCGGCATCACGGCCGGCAGCATGCCGCCCCACTCGAGGGAGCTGTTCCAGGAGGGCGCGTCCATCCGCAGCGAGAAGCTGGTCAGTGGCGGCAAGTTTAACGAGaagcgcgtcgtcgagctcttcTACGACGAGCCGGCCAAGTATCCCGGCTGCAGCGGCACGCGCAGTCTGGCGGACAACATCAACGACCTCCGGGCTCAGGTGTCGGCCAACCAGAAAGGTATTTCCCTCATCGAAGGGCTCATCGAGGAGTACGGGGAAGAAACCGTCCAGTTCTACATGGTCAACATTCAGAACAACGCGGAAAACTCTGTGCGTCGGCTCCTGAAAGACGTCCACAAGCGGTTCGAGGGCAAAGATCTGTCGGCCATCGACCACATGGACGACGGCTCCCCCATCCAGCTCAAGATCCGCATCGACCCCGAGAACGGCAGTGCGGAGTTCGACTTTGAGGGCACCGGCCCTGAGGTGTATGGCAACATCAATGCGCCGCAGGCCATCACCTACAGCGCCATCATCTACTGCCTGCGTTGCCTCGTGTCTGAGGATATCCCGCTGAACCAAGGGTGCCTGAAGCCCATCAATGTCAAGATCCCGCCAAAGTCGATTCTGTCCCCGTCCCCCGGGGCCGCGGTGGTCGGCGGCAACGTCCTGACGAGCCAGCGCATCACGGACGTCATCTTCAAGGCCTTCCAGGCCTGCGCGGCCAGCCAAGGCTGCTGCAACAACCTAACATTTGGCTTCGGTGGCAATCAGACAGGGTCGGAGGCCGTCAAGGGATTCGGATACTACGAAACCATTGCCGGTGGCAGCGGGGCCGGTCCAGACTGGGAGGGCACGTCGGGCGTGCACGTCCACATGACGAACACGCGCATCACCGACTCTGAGATCTTCGAACGACGGTacccggtgctgctgcgcgagttCTCCATAAGAAAGggctctggcggcgccggccagcaccgaggcggcgacggcgtcatccGTGACATCGAGTTCCGCATCCCGCTCCAGGTTTCGATTCTCAGTGAACGGCGAGTCTATCACCCGTACGGGCTCAACGGAGGCGAAGACGGAGCCTGCGGTCTGAACCTGTGGGTTCGCAACGTGGAAAAGTCCAATTGGGATAGATCGTTGGCACAATTCCACAATAACGACggcaaggaagaggaggacggggACAAGGAGTACGAGGAGCGGCAAATCAACCTGGGAGCCAAGAATagcgcggcgatgaaggcTGGCGATCGGATCATTGTATGTAcaccgggcggcggaggctggGGCCGGCGTGGCGAAGAGAgcgtggcgaggcggcgggtcgaCCCTACGGAGGGCTGGCGTAAAGGCAGTGgagcggcgagggaggaggcggcacTGCAGGCTTAg
- a CDS encoding uncharacterized protein (COG:G~SECRETED:SignalP(1-19~SECRETED:cutsite=SLA-AP~SECRETED:prob=0.7784)~EggNog:ENOG503NWV2) — protein sequence MKSIVRALFVACCVGNSLAAPSSSLAERWSVRNESHRDGASRQDGLGFIVERFRTRNARPGDAFEAKIKGLLGNVADDETVKYAIEKATSGAEWVRMSADGRLTGRPTMGSKTGNVTVSATGSNGVPTRMEVTVPVSTLYSNTTDTNSTNSTNSISTNNKAGGLGIWGSREATFGVMSYNLWFGGTKVNNYHNKQVRFLSESDADIVGLQETWGGHAQRLGEALGWDWWQGDDVGIISRYPMVERYEPVGRGGSVRVRLDGGREVIVWNVHLGYDPYGPYDFCFDHRSKEEVMDREGESGRTGQIAEVVDAMRAQLERAGETPVVLTGDFNAPSHLDWTDRTRYQHCGVGDFPWPSSVTPANAGLRDSYREAHPNPLVDPGWTWSPIFNDNEGRPEPNDRIDFVYHRGLTTLDSSAVVVGSPEPEPNHQDNEWTSDHAAVLTLFAFRN from the exons atgAAGTCGATAGTGAGGGCGCTGTTTGTGGCCTGCTGCGTGGGCaactcgctcgccgccccgtcctcgtcgttggcggaGCGGTGGTCGGTTAGGAACGAGTCTCACAGAG ATGGAGCCTCCCGGCAAGACGGACTGGGCTTCATCGTCGAGCGGTTCAGGACGCGCAACGCCCGGCCGGGCGACGCGTTCGAggccaagatcaagggcctgctcggcaacgtggccgacgacgagacggtcaAGTACGCCATCGAGAAGGCGACGTCGGGGGCCGAGTGGGTCAGGATGTCGGCGGACGGCAGGCTCACggggcggccgacgatggggtccaagacgggcaacgtgacggtgtcggcgacggggtcCAACGGGGTGCCGACGCGCATGGAGGTGACGGTGCCGGTGTCTACTCTCTACAGCAACACCACCGACACCAAcagcaccaacagcaccaacagcatcagcaccaaCAACAAGGCTGGCGGACTGGGGATCTGGGGCTCCAGAGAGGCGACGTTTGGGGTCATGTCGTACAACCTGTGGTTCGGGGGCACCAAGGTCAACAACTACCACAACAAGCAGGTGCGGTTCCTCAGCGAGTCGGACGCGGACATTGTGGGGCTGCAGGAGACGTGGGGAGGGCACGCGCAGCGGCTGGGggaggcgctgggctgggactggtggcagggcgacgacgtgggcaTCATCTCGCGATACCCCATGGTGGAGCGCTACGAACCCGTGGGCCGGGGCGGGTcggtgcgggtgcggctGGACGGGGGCCGCGAGGTCATCGTGTGGAACGTCCACCTGGGCTACGACCCGTACGGGCCCTACGACTTTTGCTTCGACCACCGGAGCAAGGAGGAGGTCATGgaccgcgagggcgagtcgGGCCGCACGGGGCAGATCGCCGAGGTGGTGGACGCGATGCGCGCGCAGctggagcgggcgggcgagacgcccGTGGTGCTGACGGGCGACTTCAACGCGCCCTCGCACCTCGACTGGACCGACCGCACCCGCTACCAGCActgcggcgtgggcgacttcccgtggccctcgtcggtgacgcccgccaacgccggcctGCGCGACTCGTACCGCGAGGCGCACCCGAATcccctcgtcgacccgggCTGGACCTGGTCGCCCATCTTCAACGACAACGAGGGCCGCCCCGAGCCCAACGACCGCATCGACTTTGTCTACCACCGCGGGCTGACGACGCTCGACtcgagcgccgtcgtcgtcgggagCCCAGAGCCGGAGCCGAACCACCAGGACAACGAGTGGACGTCGGACCACGCGGCGGTGCTGACGCTGTTTGCCTTTAGGAATTAG